CCTTTCGATTCAGTCCCCATGTCACATCGGCATCGGCTCTTCACAAGTTAACATGAACTTATTGCAATTTTTCAGGAAGAGTTTGAAGCAAGCGAAGAGATAGGGAGGCTGAGCTGCGGCCACGGCTACCATGTGCACTGCATCAAGCAGTGGCTCTCCCGGAAGAACGCCTGCCCACTTTGCAAGGTCGCCGTCTCAAAACCATGAGAGGCTCCTACGCCACAGTTTGTATTTTCTGGTAGAATACTTGTATTCATATCATATCTGAAAGGGTGGTTGTTCTGTATACGTAGTTCTGCTTGTACAGCCCCCTCTGATGCTCTGCATATACACACTGTTGTTGTAAAAAAGATAACACAGGCACACATGCTATATAGAAATGATATTCTTGTCCCCATCGTCTGATCGCCATTTGAGCTGCACCTCTCCTGCGCTGCAATGCGTCTCAGTTATGGTCTCGTGCATTTCCCGCCGACGAGCTTCAGGTAGCTTCTTATGGCGAGCGTTTGCCCCCGCGGGTGCCGTGCCAAaggtgacggcggcggcgatggcgtcctCCTTCTTGATGTCGCCGCCGATGAGCCTTTCACCATCGCGGCTCTCCTCGACGTGTGCGCGCGCTGCAGGCCGTCACGCGGCCTCTGCTGCCCCGCCGCGCTCTCGTCGTCCACGGCCTGTAATTCAAGCCCGAGCTCCTTCTCGATCGCCTCGGCCCGCATGATCATCTCCTTCTCGCCGGCCCGCCGCGCCTCCACCCACGCCTCGGCCGCCGCCACCTTCTTGTCGGCGACCGCGCGGACCACCTCGGCGCGGCCGGTCAGGTACTCGTACTCGAACCTCGGGAGCGTCACGTTCCCGGACCTCCGCGGCGCCATGGACGCCCTCTCCATCGCCGCGCTCTCCACTGCGGCCCTCAGCCTCTCCGTCGCCGCGGCCTCCGACGCCCTCGCCGCCTCCAGCTCCCTGATCGAGCCCCTGATCCGCTGCTCGGCGGCCGCGATCTCGGCGTCCACGCTGTCCGCGTCGTCCTGGACGACCTGGCCCTCCTGCTCCATCAGCGCCTTCTCCTTCTCCGCCGCCTCGGTCTCCTCCTCCAGCTGCCGCAGCGTCGCCTCCAGGTCCGCGAGGATCTCGCCGGCCATCTCGTCGGCGGCCGTGACGGCGCCCAGGCGGCACTTGGCGTCGCGCAGCGCGGCCTCCAGCTGCCGCACCTGCGCGCCGGCCTTCTTCTCCTGCTCCTCCAGCCGGCCGATCTCCTCGGCCAGCCGCGCCGCCTCCGTGCGCGTGCGCTCCATGGACGCCGTGAACTGGAGGCTCTCTCCCTTGGCGGACTCGAGCTCCGCCCGCGCCATGTCCAGCTTGGCCTCCGCCGCCTGTAGCGACGGCGAGCTGTCGTGCCCCTCGTCGGTGATCTCCGAGTCCGAGGAGTGGCCGAAGCCGTGGCGGAGTCGCCTGTCGTCGGAGCTCGCCGCGGTGAGCCACGCCTCGAGCTCGCTCGACACGCTCTGGCGGCCCATGATCGCACCTCTCTGCAGCCCCATGGTCGGCGGCGTCCACCTCGTGACCTCCTCCTCCGTCTCCCTGGTAGACGACCGGCCGGCTCCGGTGAGCTCAAAGGCGACGCGCACCTCCTTCGCTTCGTGGTCGGCATCAGGTCGTTCCTTCGCGCCGTGGGCGACGATCGAACCAGGGCTCCTCGTCGCCGTGGACGACGCGTCCTCCTCGGCCACGGCCATGCCGCCCTTGGCCTCCCTCGCGGCCTTCACCTCGCGCTGCAGCTCCCGCAGCTCCCTCTTGACGCGGTCCAGCTCCCGCATCACCTCGGAGTACGTGGTGCCGCCGCTAGACTCCAGCGGCCGAGCACCACCGCCGGGCGCCTCGACGACGACGTTCGCGCGCGGTCCTTTGAGGAGCTCCGACGTGCGAGACCCCTGCCGCTCCAGCTGCTTCTTGGCCACGACCGCCGGCGGCTCAAGCTCCGCGGCAGCGACGGGGCGCGCCCTCTCCTTGTCCGGCCCGTGCGACCCCGCCGCCTTGGCGTcggcctgctccaccagctgctccaGCGTCTTGCCCGCGAACAGCTCAGGACCCACCCgcgccttctccttctccctctccggcGTGGCGGGCGGACGCCGGTGCGGCAGCCTGTCAGTGCCGGACCCGGACCTGGCCACCTGCTTGACATCATACGACACATTCTGCAGTCACCACGGTCGACGTCAGTACACCAAGAACGGCAAAGACAAAGCCTCTGAGGGCAACTCTGTCTACCTTGACGACCTTGGGCAGGGTGGCTCGCCGCCggggcttgccgcggcgccgcacgTCGATGCTCTGGCTCTGGCTCTGGCCGAAGATGCTCATGCCGTCGCCCACCGACACCGACTCGTTGCCGCCGTAGCCCCGCGCCGTTCGGATCCTCGCGCCCTCCATTGCCGCTATAGTTTCCTTGAACGAATGGATTCCAGGTTAAATACGTTCTTGCTGGTGCGTGGTGACAAACCGAGGCATGGCAACTCCAAGCCTTCCTTCGCGCCAGCTCGCCACAGCCTCACTCCTGAAAGCGGCGTGAATGTGATTGNNNNNNNNNNNNNNNNNNNNNNNNNNNNNNNNNNNNNNNNNNNNNNNNNNNNNNNNNNNNNNNNNNNNNNNNNNNNNNNNNNNNNNNNNNNNNNNNNNNNNNNNNNNNNNNNNNNNNNNNNNNNNNNNNNNNNNNNNNNNNNNNNNNNNNNNNNNNNNNNNNNNNNNNNNNNNNNNNNNNNNNNNNNNNNNNNNNNNNNNNNNNNNNNNNNNNNNNNNNNNNNNNNNNNNNNNNNNNNNNNNNNNNNNNNNNNNNNNNNNNNNNNNNNNNNNNNNNNNNNNNNNNNNNNNNNNNNNNNNNNNNNNNNNNNNNNNNNNNNNNNNNNNNNNNNNNNNNNNNNNNNNNNNNNNNGGGTGGGGGGACGCAGCTCCTCTGACGTGTGGacccggacccacgcgtcagtggccCAACGTCAGGTGGCCGTACGTCAGGGGATCCGGCtccggggtggggtggggggtttctCGTGGAGTCAGACGACAGTGTGCAGCTGCGGTGATTTTTTACATGAAAATGATGCTATTTTACATTGGTGACAGCGTCTAAACATGGGAGTTTTCGATGGTCCGGAAGAACATGGGAGTCCAATGACATCAGGTGGAGAGAACTAGATTGCGTTTGGAAATGAAGCAGCTTGGGACAAATTAGTAATCTGTCGTAGTTCACAAAGATTTCGTGAGGTGTGAATTGAATTGGCAAATTCGCATCTCGGTCGAAGAGTTTCGTATGGCTTTTCAGTTTGGCATACCGTTTAAAATTTCAAGTGACAGTGAATCTATGTTGCCAGACAGACCAGAGTACTTTCCAATGCGGAAAAGACCAATATGCTACCAAATTATTATGCTTCATCGCATAAGAAATTGAACAAGCTTCGGAGAAAAACATGTCATGCCTCCAAATGTTAATTGCGTTGGTCGCTAAATTTAGCTGCGTCAATAGAGTTCTCCAGCTGACTGCTGAGCAAGATACAATGATGCCCTGCACACGCAACAATATTTCCTCTTCCTCCATGTGTTCATACATCATATCTTCTAGAATGCACACTCCAAGTTGGTTCTAAAATACAGAATTGAACTTAGGTGTGGACAGGCGATGAAGGACAAAACCAGGGCCATTGGCAGCTATGCTCCCAGTAATCTATTGTATACAGCAGGTTAAGACAAGCGGTGAAAAATCAAATGCATCAGATGATCAGATTGCACTGTGGGCTGAAGCTACAACAATGAACACCAAAAATAATGTACAAAGGAGGTCAAAGGAAATACGGGACCGCACTTCTCGGCCCTCGCATTTGGTTGTTCTCGTCCGTCTCTGTGAAGATCTTGACATCTCGTTCCTGCCAACGGAGTTATAAGGGTCGATAAAATTATGAAAATACAAAAGGTGGCATAATCAGTCCCCACAAAAAATGACATAACAAATCTCCTTTTTTAAGATAATAACTGAAAAACATGGTATGCATAAAACGCGGGAGTATCAGGTACTGCAACATTAGGGAATTGAATGGAGATTGTTGTAATTATTATGCTGTCTACTTGTCTTTATCAAGGAAAGATAGAAGGCACCAGTTCATTTGTTACCAACCAAGCCACATTCGCCTGTTTATTGGTAAGTCTACAGCTTGGAAGCTGGGATGGTATGTTCCTTCTCAGAATCTCAGGTCATATTAACTTGCTTACTCTGGGCTAACTTCTTTTCAAGACTCTTATTACTGTTAGTTTGTTAATATCAAGAGTGCACAGAAATACAGGAGCGACTTCATCAATCATAACAGGAACTGTTGCAACTTGCGCCGCAATGCTACTATGTAACAAGGATCAAAACAGCCTGAAAATCAAATCGCAGCTTCTGTTCTCTATCTGGATATGCCATCAGGAGCTCCGGAGTTCATACACAAAACAGTGAAATTATCACTATATACCTCACCGATAGACTCAAGAAGGTTTCCAATGGAACCTATCAAAGCCTGAGTAGGAACGACttcttgaaagttttgaagccaaTAAAGCATGTCTAGCAAATTATCGCAGGCGAAGACAGCAGTAGGCATAACGTACATAAAACACAATTGAAGAACTAAGTCTGGTAGTGATGATGGTGTGACCTACCATAGTTTCGCTGAAGCTTAGTATAGAAGCAACATTCCCACATCTGTAACAATAATTAGGTGCAGACCACACCTGGAAAAAGTACACAAATAAACAGTGAGCATCTGGAACTACATGCAAGTTCTCGGACAATTCGACATGTGTAAATGGAGAGCTTACAG
The sequence above is a segment of the Triticum dicoccoides isolate Atlit2015 ecotype Zavitan chromosome 1A, WEW_v2.0, whole genome shotgun sequence genome. Coding sequences within it:
- the LOC119290229 gene encoding protein PLASTID MOVEMENT IMPAIRED 2-like encodes the protein MEGARIRTARGYGGNESVSVGDGMSIFGQSQSQSIDVRRRGKPRRRATLPKVVKNVSYDVKQVARSGSGTDRLPHRRPPATPEREKEKARVGPELFAGKTLEQLVEQADAKAAGSHGPDKERARPVAAAELEPPAVVAKKQLERQGSRTSELLKGPRANVVVEAPGGGARPLESSGGTTYSEVMRELDRVKRELRELQREVKAAREAKGGMAVAEEDASSTATRSPGSIVAHGAKERPDADHEAKEVRVAFELTGAGRSSTRETEEEVTRWTPPTMGLQRGAIMGRQSVSSELEAWLTAASSDDRRLRHGFGHSSDSEITDEGHDSSPSLQAAEAKLDMARAELESAKGESLQFTASMERTRTEAARLAEEIGRLEEQEKKAGAQVRQLEAALRDAKCRLGAVTAADEMAGEILADLEATLRQLEEETEAAEKEKALMEQEGQVVQDDADSVDAEIAAAEQRIRGSIRELEAARASEAAATERLRAAVESAAMERASMAPRRSGNVTLPRFEYEYLTGRAEVVRAVADKKVAAAEAWVEARRAGEKEMIMRAEAIEKELGLELQAVDDESAAGQQRPRDGLQRAHTSRRAAMVKGSSAATSRRRTPSPPPSPLARHPRGQTLAIRSYLKLVGGKCTRP